One window of Dysidea avara chromosome 11, odDysAvar1.4, whole genome shotgun sequence genomic DNA carries:
- the LOC136238560 gene encoding basal body-orientation factor 1-like → MPGKKLKSKKGSKKAGGKKKKKGSKKKAEGGGRDNLMKDAIASAKLWEARFHTTEKSRKEYSLNVKRLVNENETLQGAISQTEKDTVEVIAFLRREGTGKDERIAQLEGELKSVRLEANKEKEQLMEEYGEQIHTLEDTVATQSQQINKLQNELNSLKEFSRKRASMQQEIERFNKMVENMQQQHEEDLAVQQQRFLEEKYRLQKEAARRISEVSKNAHDEAISNLDHQTKEIYRKNVQICDALELHTEDAERLKKLNEVMFMENKQLKAEKELGETLVQEKVVQARHHKKLVSQLQDKVHGLEQSLTEIIKDFDEERKQLKEQNKQEQQEQKAELASVKRSLELMKRENKHIRSLGRRILQQRSDVEQFFLDSLGVVRSEISNNRLQYQKAASIAYNEQFLAAQKGAATFPKIRTFKNTETSTNSVYHDMVAAEKWHDDSKGRKDLAELTWEQREHVLRLLFSKMNSSGVI, encoded by the exons ATGCCTGGGAAGAAACTAAAAAGCAAGAAAGGGAGTAAGAAGGCCGGTggcaagaagaaaaagaagggAAG TAAGAAGAAGGCTGAAGGGGGCGGTAGGGATAACTTAATGAAAGATGCCATCGCTTCAGCCAAGTTATGGGAGGCACGTTTCCATACTACGGAGAAATCAAGAAAGGAATATAG CCTTAATGTGAAGCGACTGGTAAACGAGAACGAAACACTACAGGGCGCCATTTCTCAG ACTGAAAAGGATACGGTTGAAGTCATTGCCTTTTTGCGTCGTGAAGGAACTGGCAAGGACGAACGAATTGCTCAACTAGAAGGAGAGTTAAAAAGTGTACGTCTTGAGGCTAACAAAGAAAAAGAACAGCTTATGGAAGAATACGGGGAACAGATTCACACCCTGGAGGACACTGTGGCAACACAGTCACAACAG ATCAACAAACTGCAAAATGAATTGAATTCTCTAAAAGAGTTCTCACGCAAGAGAGCATCGATGCAACAAGAAATAGAGagg TTTAACAAGATGGTTGAGAATATGCAGCAACAGCATGAAGAAGATTTGGCTGTCCAGCAACAGAGATTCTTAGAAGAAAAGTATCGACTGCAAAAAGAAGCAGCACGGAGAATCAGCGAAGTATCTAAGAATGCTCATGATGAAGCTATCAG TAACCTTGATCATCAAACTAAAGAGATTTATCGGAAGAATGTTCAGATTTGTGATGCACTAGAGTTACACACTGAAGATGCTGAAAGGCTTAAGAAG CTCAATGAGGTTATGTTTATGGAAAATAAACAGCTGAAAGCTGAGAAA GAACTTGGAGAGACATTAGTACAAGAAAAAGTGGTACAAGCCCGACACCACAAAAAACTTGTCAGTCAG CTACAAGATAAAGTACATGGTTTGGAACAGTCACTGACTGAAATTATTAAAGATTTTGATGAAGAAAGAAAGCAGCTAAAGGAGCAGAACAAACAAGAACAACAAGAGCAAAA GGCAGAGTTGGCTAGTGTCAAGAGGAGCCTGGAATTGATGAAGAGAGAGAATAAACATATACGTTCTCTAGGCAGGAGAATACTACAACAG CGTTCTGATGTTGAACAGTTCTTCTTGGACTCCCTAGGAGTTGTACGTAGTGAGATCAGCAACAACAG GCTGCAGTATCAGAAGGCTGCTTCAATAGCTTACAATGAGCAGTTCTTGGCTGCGCAGAAAGGAGCAGCTACATTCCCCAAGATACGTACCTTCAA GAACACTGAGACAAGTACTAACAGTGTTTATCATGACATGGTAGCAGCTGAGAAATG GCATGATGACTCCAAGGGTAGGAAAGACTTGGCTGAGTTGACTTGGGAACAACGAGAACATGTGTTAAGACTGTTATTCTCAAAGATGAACAGTAGTGGTGTAATATAG